The Rhodoferax sediminis genome has a segment encoding these proteins:
- a CDS encoding IS5 family transposase (programmed frameshift): MATRKRVESWVVTDDFWRRVEPLIPVRERSADKAYVRKAGAGRPPKPARQVFEAVVYVLRTGCQWKALPKERFGSASAVHKRFLEWEAAGVFEALWKAGLCEYDQMEGIAWRWQSIDGAMFKAPLAQETVGRSPTDRGEKNGSKRHLLVDGRGVPLSLVVTEANAHDVTQLDQVLKAIMVKRKTPGARRSKHLCADTGYRGRRALEIIESHGYIPHVVGRRKEADAKRRNPTKNARRWVIEVCHSCFNRFRKLLARYEKLERSFVALNHVAAAIIAFRKVKLTVNIIYG, encoded by the exons ATGGCGACACGCAAGCGAGTCGAATCGTGGGTAGTGACTGATGATTTCTGGCGGCGCGTCGAACCGCTGATTCCGGTGCGCGAGCGCAGCGCGGACAAGGCGTACGTGCGTAAGGCAGGAGCGGGACGGCCGCCCAAGCCAGCACGACAAGTGTTCGAGGCGGTCGTATACGTGTTGCGCACGGGCTGCCAATGGAAGGCACTTCCCAAGGAGCGCTTTGGCAGTGCCAGCGCAGTCCATAAGCGATTCCTGGAGTGGGAGGCTGCGGGTGTATTCGAGGCCCTATGGAAAGCCGGCCTTTGCGAGTATGACCAGATGGAGGGCATCGCCTGGCGCTGGCAGAGCATTGACGGGGCCATGTTCAAGGCGCCGTTGGCGCAAGAAACAGTCGGGCGCAGCCCGACCGATCGGGGGGA GAAAAATGGCAGTAAGCGCCACCTGCTGGTGGACGGGCGTGGCGTCCCGTTGTCCCTCGTCGTGACCGAGGCCAATGCGCATGACGTCACGCAGCTCGATCAAGTTCTGAAAGCCATTATGGTCAAACGTAAGACGCCAGGCGCGCGGCGCAGCAAGCACCTGTGTGCGGACACTGGCTATCGAGGCCGGCGTGCGTTGGAGATCATCGAGTCGCACGGCTACATCCCCCATGTCGTCGGTCGTCGAAAGGAAGCCGATGCCAAACGACGCAACCCGACCAAAAACGCGCGGCGCTGGGTGATCGAGGTCTGCCACAGCTGTTTCAACCGCTTTCGCAAGCTGCTGGCGCGATACGAGAAGTTAGAGCGCAGCTTCGTCGCGCTCAACCACGTCGCCGCCGCCATCATCGCGTTCCGCAAGGTGAAGTTGACGGTTAACATTATTTACGGATAG
- a CDS encoding NADPH:quinone oxidoreductase family protein: protein MSERADTHYTALVVEQPTPDFSGVALRTLPLESPGPQQVLIRVRAAALNYPDVLLTQGTYQFKPPLPFVPGLEASGEVVAVGVGVSHVWPGDAVVAQTRQGGALGQMMIADASEVRPMPANLDWDEASAYSAAGMTAYVSLVHRGQLEAGETLLVHGATGGAGLATVQLGRHLGARVIATGRSLEKLDAARAAGAHELVQVGEGLRDDILRMTGDKGADVVFDPVGGDVFDASLRSLAWGGRLLVVGFLAGRIADLKSNYVLIKNISIIGIRAGEFIRRDPAKGAEVMRQVDALAAQGVLKPYISARFPLAEGVQALRVLARGKATGKIVVTL from the coding sequence ATGAGTGAGAGAGCCGACACCCACTACACCGCTCTTGTGGTTGAGCAGCCAACTCCGGACTTTTCGGGCGTCGCGCTGCGGACCTTACCGCTAGAGTCTCCGGGTCCGCAGCAAGTGCTGATCCGCGTTCGCGCTGCCGCGCTGAACTATCCGGACGTGCTGCTCACGCAGGGTACATACCAGTTTAAGCCGCCGCTTCCCTTCGTGCCTGGGCTAGAAGCGTCCGGTGAAGTGGTTGCCGTTGGCGTCGGCGTGTCGCATGTGTGGCCTGGTGACGCCGTGGTGGCGCAGACGCGACAAGGCGGCGCGCTCGGGCAAATGATGATTGCTGACGCAAGCGAAGTGCGCCCCATGCCAGCAAACCTCGACTGGGACGAAGCTTCAGCCTATTCGGCGGCCGGCATGACAGCCTACGTGTCGCTGGTCCACCGCGGCCAGCTGGAGGCAGGTGAAACACTCCTCGTGCACGGCGCGACCGGGGGCGCCGGGTTGGCTACGGTGCAGTTGGGACGGCATCTCGGCGCGCGCGTGATTGCCACCGGCCGGTCCCTGGAGAAACTGGATGCCGCACGTGCGGCGGGCGCGCACGAGCTTGTCCAGGTCGGCGAAGGCCTGCGCGACGACATCCTGCGCATGACCGGCGACAAGGGGGCCGATGTGGTGTTCGACCCCGTTGGCGGTGACGTATTCGACGCCTCACTGCGCTCACTGGCGTGGGGGGGGCGGTTACTGGTGGTCGGCTTCCTGGCAGGCCGCATCGCCGACCTGAAATCCAACTACGTGCTGATCAAGAACATCTCGATCATTGGCATCAGGGCTGGCGAGTTCATCCGCCGCGACCCGGCCAAGGGTGCCGAGGTGATGCGCCAGGTTGACGCGCTTGCGGCACAAGGCGTCCTGAAGCCTTACATTTCCGCGCGGTTTCCGCTCGCAGAAGGCGTACAGGCCCTGCGGGTGTTAGCACGCGGCAAGGCAACAGGGAAAATTGTGGTGACGCTCTAA
- a CDS encoding SDR family NAD(P)-dependent oxidoreductase yields the protein MYLVGKRILVTGAGSGIGRAVAIGYARAGAAVACVSRGRENLLQTERLIENAGGRALALPADVSDFEALEQQVLAVERELGGLDLVFSAAGEASENKTVETSDVQAFRRTLEVNLVGAFNTAKAAIPALKRSGGGHMIFVGSGMGHRAAATRAAYASSKAGLHMLVRVLAQELIEDGIAVNELVPGPVLTAFITGRVEQLTQSAGAQEWFKTPEDVVPMALFLASQLQPGPTGQTFSLARREL from the coding sequence ATGTATCTGGTCGGCAAGAGGATCCTCGTCACGGGCGCGGGAAGCGGTATCGGCCGCGCAGTGGCGATCGGCTATGCGCGGGCTGGCGCGGCCGTGGCATGCGTGTCGCGCGGCCGCGAAAATCTCCTGCAAACCGAGCGCTTGATCGAGAACGCCGGCGGCCGTGCTCTGGCCCTGCCGGCGGACGTGTCCGACTTCGAGGCCCTGGAGCAGCAGGTGCTCGCCGTGGAGCGGGAGCTGGGTGGCCTGGACCTGGTCTTTTCCGCCGCCGGCGAGGCGTCGGAAAACAAGACCGTGGAGACCTCCGATGTGCAGGCTTTCCGACGCACGTTGGAGGTCAACCTGGTGGGCGCCTTCAACACCGCGAAGGCAGCCATCCCGGCGCTCAAGCGAAGCGGGGGTGGGCACATGATTTTTGTGGGCTCGGGCATGGGCCATCGCGCCGCGGCAACGCGCGCCGCCTATGCCAGCTCAAAAGCCGGCTTGCACATGCTGGTGCGCGTGCTCGCGCAGGAGCTCATCGAAGATGGCATCGCCGTCAATGAGCTGGTGCCCGGGCCCGTGCTCACCGCCTTCATCACTGGACGCGTCGAACAGCTGACGCAGTCCGCCGGCGCGCAGGAATGGTTCAAGACGCCGGAGGACGTGGTGCCCATGGCCCTGTTCCTAGCATCGCAGCTCCAGCCGGGGCCGACCGGCCAGACATTCAGCCTTGCAAGAAGGGAACTTTGA
- a CDS encoding acetate--CoA ligase family protein encodes MGQTEMPVGLLLQGRTDERSPETNGDALRHLDALFHPRSIAVVGASDDPNRIGGVPLSLMIERGYSGRLIPVNPKYERVQGLPAFPSLAAAGGPIDIAIVAVPAAALAATLEDAIAAGVKALVVFSSGFAEVDAAGRDMQQQVTRRAREAGIRLLGPNCLGMMSFRHNVFATFSPAPRAGANKVGNIAIVSQSGAFGAFAFSLARSRDLGMSYWMTTGNESDVEFADCVQWLAADRDTQVILGYMEGCRDGDKLKRALEAARAAGKRVVITKVGRTELGSAAAASHTAALTGEDAVYDALFRQYGVWRANTVEELFTVGYAASVCPLPASSRTGVLTVSGGVGVLMADEASTAGLDLAEMPLAAQAALLREIPFAGPRNPVDITGQTVTVPGLLERTLASMLGHGDEQAGYDMVVFFPAAALLGASVAQRIVDDLIAAHTRHPDKPLVVTGLMQPAYREVFRKAGVAVIDDPSAAMRALGALAFFADAAKRPPPLGATAVVPSAISLAGKSYTEHEALQQLAAAGVPVVQSRLAATAAEAAQAAQRIGFPVVVKLCSPDITHKSEVGGVRLNLQDAGAVEAAFNDILTKARQAAPHARIDGVLVAPMVKGGVECILGVHTDPVFGPVVMFGLGGILVEAMRDVTFRLAPIDAAEARSMIDSIRARRVLDGMRGAPPSDVDALAESIARLSHFAASNKAGLQSVDINPFLVLPYGQGAIALDAVLVTEPAHTPSTSTPRGTP; translated from the coding sequence GTGGGACAAACAGAAATGCCAGTGGGATTACTTTTGCAAGGCCGCACGGATGAGCGTTCACCCGAGACCAATGGCGACGCGCTGCGGCACCTCGACGCGCTGTTCCATCCGCGCTCCATCGCCGTCGTGGGCGCGAGCGACGACCCAAACCGTATCGGCGGCGTGCCGCTCTCGCTGATGATCGAACGCGGCTACAGCGGCCGCCTCATCCCCGTCAACCCGAAGTACGAGCGCGTGCAGGGCCTGCCTGCATTCCCCTCGCTCGCAGCGGCCGGCGGGCCCATCGACATCGCCATCGTGGCTGTCCCGGCGGCGGCCCTCGCGGCGACGCTTGAGGACGCCATTGCGGCCGGTGTGAAGGCGCTCGTCGTCTTCAGTTCGGGCTTTGCGGAAGTGGATGCCGCAGGGCGCGACATGCAGCAACAGGTGACGCGCCGAGCGCGAGAGGCCGGCATTCGCCTGCTGGGGCCCAATTGCCTGGGGATGATGTCGTTCCGCCACAACGTGTTCGCCACCTTCTCGCCGGCGCCACGGGCCGGCGCTAACAAGGTGGGCAACATTGCCATCGTCAGCCAGTCCGGCGCGTTCGGTGCCTTCGCCTTTTCGCTGGCGCGCTCGCGCGACCTGGGCATGTCCTACTGGATGACGACCGGCAACGAGTCCGACGTCGAGTTCGCAGACTGCGTGCAATGGCTCGCGGCGGACCGTGACACGCAAGTCATCCTGGGCTACATGGAAGGCTGCCGCGACGGCGACAAGCTCAAGCGCGCGCTCGAGGCGGCGCGGGCCGCAGGCAAACGCGTGGTGATCACCAAGGTGGGACGCACCGAACTGGGAAGCGCGGCGGCCGCGTCCCACACGGCCGCCCTGACCGGCGAGGATGCGGTATATGACGCGCTGTTCCGCCAATATGGTGTCTGGCGCGCCAACACGGTGGAGGAACTCTTCACGGTGGGCTATGCCGCTTCCGTGTGCCCGCTTCCAGCGTCGTCCCGCACGGGCGTGTTGACGGTGTCCGGCGGTGTCGGCGTGTTGATGGCCGACGAGGCATCCACCGCGGGTCTCGATCTCGCCGAGATGCCCCTTGCGGCGCAGGCTGCCTTGCTTCGCGAGATTCCTTTCGCCGGCCCGCGCAATCCCGTCGACATCACCGGGCAGACGGTCACCGTGCCGGGTCTACTGGAGCGTACCCTCGCGAGCATGCTCGGGCACGGTGACGAGCAAGCAGGCTACGACATGGTGGTGTTTTTCCCCGCTGCGGCACTGCTGGGTGCCTCCGTCGCGCAGAGAATCGTCGACGATCTAATCGCCGCCCATACCCGCCATCCCGACAAGCCGCTGGTCGTGACCGGCCTCATGCAACCGGCCTACCGGGAGGTTTTCCGGAAGGCCGGGGTGGCCGTCATCGACGATCCTTCGGCTGCGATGCGGGCGCTCGGCGCACTCGCCTTCTTTGCCGACGCGGCGAAGCGGCCACCGCCGCTGGGTGCCACAGCGGTCGTACCGTCTGCGATATCGCTGGCCGGCAAGTCCTACACCGAGCATGAGGCGCTGCAGCAACTCGCCGCCGCCGGCGTGCCGGTGGTGCAGTCCCGTCTGGCGGCAACGGCGGCCGAAGCCGCGCAGGCGGCGCAGCGCATCGGCTTCCCGGTCGTGGTGAAGCTGTGTTCGCCGGACATTACGCACAAGAGCGAGGTCGGCGGCGTGCGCCTCAACCTCCAGGATGCTGGCGCGGTCGAAGCGGCTTTCAACGATATCCTGACGAAGGCGCGGCAGGCTGCGCCACACGCGCGCATCGATGGCGTGCTGGTCGCGCCCATGGTCAAGGGCGGGGTGGAGTGCATCCTCGGCGTGCACACCGACCCGGTGTTCGGCCCCGTCGTCATGTTCGGGCTCGGCGGCATCCTGGTCGAGGCCATGCGCGACGTGACCTTCCGCCTGGCGCCGATCGATGCGGCCGAGGCGCGCAGCATGATCGACAGCATCCGCGCCCGCCGGGTCCTCGACGGCATGCGCGGCGCGCCGCCATCCGATGTTGACGCGCTGGCCGAGTCCATCGCGCGGTTGTCGCATTTCGCGGCCTCAAACAAGGCCGGCTTGCAAAGCGTGGACATCAATCCCTTCCTCGTCCTGCCGTACGGGCAGGGCGCGATCGCGCTGGACGCGGTGCTCGTTACCGAACCGGCCCACACCCCATCAACTTCCACACCCCGAGGTACCCCATGA
- a CDS encoding NAD(P)H-dependent flavin oxidoreductase, whose translation MTTSKRKAGFRTPLCDRLGIDIPVFSFSHSLEVTAAVSRAGGYGVFGATHDEPQQLLEHARALKEMCEGRPFGLDLLLPTLAVEKNDRAAAEEAVPQQHKDFVQALREKHKVPAATQGHLFSKHVRSQELFDAQAEAVIASGANMFAMAVGTPAELVARAKAAGQVTLSLIGSPRHVQRSLAAGVDLLVAQGYDAGAHTGTIGTMSLVPQVVAMAGDVPVIAAGGIATGSQFAAALALGAQGAWTGTIWLGSKEHALDPILTDQILRAGSEDTVISRSWSGKTLRMVRSGWSEEWSAPGAPTPLKMPYQQVLVGELNAAVHEHRIESLMWTAAGQSVAYVREVRSVEEIMDGLIEETEQTLGRLAALRRSS comes from the coding sequence ATGACGACAAGCAAACGCAAAGCCGGATTCCGCACACCCCTGTGCGACCGGCTCGGGATCGACATACCGGTTTTCTCTTTTTCGCACAGCCTGGAAGTGACCGCCGCCGTCAGCCGCGCGGGTGGCTATGGCGTGTTCGGCGCGACCCATGACGAACCGCAACAGCTCCTCGAGCACGCCCGCGCACTGAAGGAGATGTGCGAAGGCCGTCCGTTCGGGCTGGACCTCCTGCTGCCGACGCTGGCCGTGGAAAAGAACGACCGGGCCGCGGCGGAAGAAGCCGTGCCGCAGCAGCACAAGGACTTCGTCCAGGCGCTGCGCGAAAAACACAAGGTGCCAGCGGCGACCCAAGGGCACCTCTTCTCCAAGCACGTGCGCTCCCAGGAGCTGTTCGACGCGCAGGCCGAGGCGGTGATCGCCTCCGGCGCGAACATGTTCGCGATGGCGGTGGGAACACCGGCGGAGCTCGTGGCGCGTGCGAAGGCCGCGGGCCAGGTGACGCTCTCGCTCATCGGTTCGCCGCGCCATGTGCAACGGTCCCTGGCCGCGGGCGTCGACCTGCTGGTGGCGCAGGGCTACGACGCCGGCGCCCACACGGGCACCATTGGCACGATGTCCTTGGTCCCGCAGGTGGTGGCGATGGCCGGCGACGTGCCCGTGATCGCTGCCGGTGGCATTGCCACCGGTAGCCAGTTCGCCGCCGCGCTTGCCTTGGGCGCGCAGGGCGCGTGGACCGGCACGATCTGGCTGGGCAGCAAGGAACATGCGCTCGACCCGATCCTCACCGACCAGATCCTTAGGGCCGGCAGCGAGGACACCGTCATCTCCCGCTCCTGGAGCGGCAAGACGCTGCGCATGGTGCGCAGCGGCTGGAGCGAAGAATGGAGCGCGCCCGGCGCGCCCACGCCGCTCAAAATGCCCTACCAGCAGGTGCTGGTCGGCGAGCTGAATGCGGCGGTCCACGAGCACCGCATCGAATCCCTGATGTGGACGGCGGCCGGCCAGAGCGTTGCCTACGTGCGCGAGGTCCGCAGCGTCGAGGAAATCATGGACGGGCTGATCGAGGAGACTGAGCAGACGCTCGGCCGTCTCGCGGCCTTGCGGCGTTCGTCCTGA
- a CDS encoding enoyl-CoA hydratase/isomerase family protein, with translation MNDTTAPVTVRLESHSGVAVVTLDRPEVHNAFDERMREQLAAAMAQASADPAIGVVVITGAGPRAFSAGMDLREFAATPMSVTARRRQRRARAAPLADFPKPVIAAVNGVAIGFGLELALQCDILVAATNATFALAEVRRGIIPGGGGTQRLARRIGQGRAMEMILTGRTVDAELALRYGLVEHVVPSEELMARADALAREILANAPVAVQLAREAVRRGIDLPLADGLRLEDDLLAIAMGTEDSREGPQAFAQKRPPRWRSE, from the coding sequence ATGAACGACACGACAGCCCCCGTCACCGTACGGCTCGAAAGCCATTCGGGCGTCGCCGTGGTCACGCTGGACCGGCCCGAGGTGCACAATGCGTTCGATGAGCGCATGCGCGAGCAACTGGCCGCCGCGATGGCGCAGGCCTCGGCCGATCCGGCGATCGGCGTCGTGGTGATCACCGGCGCCGGCCCGCGCGCCTTCAGTGCCGGCATGGACCTGCGCGAGTTCGCGGCGACGCCGATGTCGGTGACCGCTCGCCGGCGTCAGCGCCGCGCACGGGCGGCTCCGCTTGCCGACTTCCCCAAGCCCGTCATCGCCGCGGTGAATGGCGTGGCGATCGGCTTCGGGCTCGAGCTGGCATTGCAGTGCGACATCCTGGTCGCGGCGACGAACGCCACCTTCGCGCTCGCCGAGGTCCGGCGCGGGATCATCCCGGGCGGGGGCGGCACGCAACGCCTGGCGCGCCGCATCGGCCAGGGCCGCGCGATGGAGATGATCCTCACAGGCCGCACGGTGGATGCCGAACTTGCACTGCGTTACGGCCTGGTGGAACACGTCGTGCCTTCCGAAGAACTGATGGCGAGGGCAGATGCCCTGGCCCGCGAGATATTGGCCAACGCGCCGGTGGCCGTGCAGCTGGCCCGGGAGGCGGTCCGGCGCGGCATCGACTTGCCGCTGGCCGACGGCCTGCGGCTGGAGGACGACCTCCTGGCCATCGCAATGGGCACGGAAGACTCGCGCGAAGGCCCGCAGGCCTTCGCGCAGAAGCGGCCGCCACGCTGGCGGAGCGAATAG
- a CDS encoding Bug family tripartite tricarboxylate transporter substrate binding protein produces MDIPNVSRRHALAALAAMTTMGSLPARAQAYPSKPVRVIVPYAPGGALDSVARLFSLRMAARLGATFIVENKPGANNIIGNETVAKAPANGYTILFAGAPFALNTALGIKEPYDVLKDFAPVMLVSSTPVIITVNPATPYRTLADIVAASKADPKGLSFATAGVGSMPHLVGEALRLQSGANLTHVGYKGSAPALQDAMGGAVPLFFDAYTPAGVQVAAGKLRGIAVASPTRLRPLPNIPTTAEQGFPGIVGEAFQALLVPAGTPRAIIDKLHEVALAVSREPEVRDRLVQQGYNILASTPEELTTYVHREINRWTPIVKAAGIKL; encoded by the coding sequence ATGGACATCCCCAACGTTTCGAGGCGCCACGCACTGGCTGCCCTGGCCGCCATGACCACGATGGGCAGCTTGCCCGCCCGTGCACAAGCCTATCCCTCCAAGCCTGTGCGGGTGATCGTCCCGTATGCGCCCGGTGGCGCGCTCGACTCCGTCGCGCGGCTCTTCAGCCTGCGCATGGCCGCCAGGTTGGGGGCGACCTTCATCGTCGAGAACAAGCCCGGCGCAAACAACATCATCGGCAACGAAACTGTGGCAAAGGCGCCGGCCAACGGGTACACCATCCTCTTCGCTGGGGCGCCGTTCGCGCTCAACACGGCCCTCGGCATCAAGGAACCGTATGACGTGCTGAAGGACTTTGCGCCGGTGATGCTCGTCAGCAGTACACCGGTGATCATCACCGTCAACCCCGCAACGCCTTACCGCACACTGGCCGACATCGTCGCCGCTTCCAAGGCCGACCCCAAGGGTCTCAGCTTCGCCACGGCCGGCGTCGGCTCCATGCCCCACCTGGTGGGCGAGGCTCTGCGACTGCAGAGCGGCGCGAACCTCACGCACGTGGGCTACAAGGGCTCCGCGCCCGCGCTGCAGGACGCCATGGGCGGCGCCGTCCCCCTGTTTTTCGACGCCTACACGCCGGCCGGCGTGCAGGTGGCAGCGGGCAAGCTGCGCGGCATCGCCGTGGCGTCGCCAACCCGGCTGCGGCCGCTGCCGAACATCCCGACCACGGCCGAGCAGGGCTTTCCCGGCATCGTGGGCGAGGCCTTCCAGGCCCTGCTCGTGCCGGCCGGGACACCGCGCGCCATCATCGACAAGCTCCATGAGGTCGCGCTGGCAGTCAGCCGCGAGCCTGAGGTGCGCGACCGGCTGGTGCAGCAGGGCTACAACATCCTCGCCAGCACGCCCGAAGAATTGACGACGTATGTGCATCGCGAAATCAACCGATGGACGCCGATCGTGAAGGCCGCTGGGATCAAGCTTTGA
- a CDS encoding MaoC family dehydratase, whose protein sequence is MDADREGRWDQALSTGMDALGDLPIVSVNELCRYVGQEVGMSDWVTIEQRDIDDFARLTRDDQWIHIDRERAARERGGTVAHGFLTLSFLSYLARSISFRIADVTHGVNYGFDKLRFTSFVPCGARVRLRQTLKAVEPKAGGMALTRHCVMEVDGSDKPALVADWITLVYTAAPAATTGGEAPPVGRAASSVARAG, encoded by the coding sequence ATGGACGCCGATCGTGAAGGCCGCTGGGATCAAGCTTTGAGCACCGGCATGGACGCACTCGGGGATCTTCCGATCGTCTCGGTGAACGAGCTGTGCCGTTACGTGGGGCAGGAAGTCGGCATGAGCGACTGGGTGACCATCGAGCAACGTGACATTGATGATTTCGCGCGGCTCACCCGGGACGACCAGTGGATCCACATCGACCGAGAGCGCGCGGCGCGGGAGCGGGGCGGCACGGTTGCGCACGGCTTTCTCACGCTGTCGTTCCTCTCGTACCTGGCACGCAGCATATCGTTTCGCATCGCCGACGTGACCCACGGCGTGAACTACGGGTTCGACAAACTGCGCTTCACCAGCTTCGTTCCCTGTGGCGCCCGCGTGCGGCTGCGCCAGACCTTGAAGGCCGTGGAGCCGAAGGCGGGTGGCATGGCCCTCACTCGCCACTGCGTCATGGAAGTCGACGGAAGCGACAAACCGGCGCTGGTGGCGGACTGGATCACGCTCGTCTACACCGCAGCGCCCGCTGCCACGACCGGCGGTGAAGCGCCGCCGGTCGGCCGGGCAGCATCAAGCGTCGCGCGCGCAGGCTGA
- a CDS encoding acyl-CoA dehydrogenase family protein — protein MNLLDVERDATCAELRQRVRAFVDGHAIPMEGREHIHDPQALDAALAKLRPMAREQGLYLPQMPRNHGGLGLSWVQRFVVLEEAGRSYLGPGALNCAAPKRCTGWPTAPPS, from the coding sequence ATGAATCTCCTTGATGTCGAGCGCGATGCCACCTGCGCCGAACTGCGCCAGCGCGTGCGTGCCTTCGTTGACGGGCATGCCATTCCGATGGAGGGCCGTGAGCACATCCACGATCCGCAAGCCCTGGATGCCGCGCTCGCGAAGCTGCGCCCCATGGCGCGCGAACAGGGTCTCTACCTGCCGCAGATGCCGCGCAACCATGGCGGCCTGGGGCTCTCCTGGGTGCAGCGCTTCGTCGTTCTGGAGGAAGCCGGCCGCAGCTACCTCGGCCCCGGCGCGCTCAACTGCGCGGCTCCGAAACGCTGTACCGGGTGGCCGACCGCACCGCCCAGCTGA
- a CDS encoding IclR family transcriptional regulator, whose protein sequence is MRQNSPMRQPRPVHQIKDLQDLRRVRDDDPNFSGTLAKGLMILQTFVQEPRAHANSELAERLGLPRPTVSRLCRSLQVLGFLDHDERLDRYFIGPAAVTLGYPYVINTPLIAQLRPAMQAIADRFEGAASVGVTMDLDVVYVETSTHDQGTLARPGAGATRGIVETAMGRAWLAQLAPAERNSFLARSKLERPETYGRSIAGAKESVASYAKRGFAVSMGDAGYGVHAVGVASRIRYGQRVLLFNCALPGYRGKQADLLKMVGPALVQLVSMSGRQSGVR, encoded by the coding sequence TTGAGGCAGAATTCCCCCATGCGCCAGCCCCGCCCTGTGCACCAGATCAAGGACCTGCAGGACCTGCGTCGGGTCCGTGACGATGACCCGAACTTCTCAGGCACGCTGGCCAAGGGGCTGATGATCCTGCAGACGTTCGTGCAGGAGCCGCGCGCGCACGCCAACAGCGAACTCGCCGAGCGCCTAGGGTTGCCGCGGCCCACCGTCAGCCGGCTGTGCCGCAGCCTGCAGGTACTCGGGTTTCTCGACCACGACGAGCGGCTCGACCGCTACTTCATCGGCCCGGCCGCCGTGACGCTGGGGTACCCCTATGTGATCAACACGCCACTGATCGCCCAACTGCGCCCCGCCATGCAGGCCATAGCCGACCGCTTTGAGGGTGCCGCCTCCGTGGGCGTGACCATGGACCTGGACGTCGTTTATGTGGAGACCAGCACCCACGACCAGGGCACGCTCGCGCGCCCTGGCGCTGGCGCGACGCGCGGGATTGTGGAGACCGCGATGGGCCGGGCCTGGCTGGCCCAGCTCGCGCCGGCGGAGCGCAACAGCTTTCTTGCCCGCTCGAAGCTGGAGCGCCCCGAGACATACGGCCGCAGCATCGCTGGGGCGAAAGAGAGCGTGGCCAGCTACGCCAAGCGGGGCTTCGCCGTCAGCATGGGCGACGCAGGGTATGGCGTGCATGCTGTCGGCGTCGCGTCGAGGATCCGGTATGGCCAACGGGTGCTGCTGTTCAACTGCGCGCTGCCGGGGTATCGGGGCAAGCAGGCAGATCTGTTGAAAATGGTCGGGCCGGCGCTTGTACAGTTGGTGAGCATGTCAGGGCGGCAGTCTGGCGTTCGGTAG
- a CDS encoding SDR family NAD(P)-dependent oxidoreductase: MITGAGRGIGRAIAVAYAQAGAAVVCSARKEGELGVTLALIEKAGGRASIFTADVVEHAQMLALFDHAVATYGGIDIVLANAGTAGEGRKLQKSDPAQWRETIEVNLVGAYNTVHAAIPHLRARGAGKIIVTGSGSRHRAMPGLSAYASSKSALWMMAQVLAVELEEFNISVNELIPGPVKTAMTRFGEQSFPPQEWIKEPEDVVPLAMFLATQPDRGPTAQSYSLMRRA, encoded by the coding sequence GTGATCACCGGTGCGGGGCGCGGTATCGGCCGCGCCATTGCTGTTGCCTACGCTCAAGCCGGCGCAGCCGTGGTGTGCAGCGCGCGCAAGGAGGGTGAACTGGGAGTGACACTTGCGCTGATCGAGAAGGCCGGTGGCCGAGCGAGCATCTTTACCGCTGACGTGGTCGAGCATGCCCAGATGCTTGCGTTGTTCGACCACGCGGTCGCCACCTATGGCGGTATCGATATCGTGCTCGCCAACGCCGGCACTGCGGGCGAAGGGCGCAAGTTGCAAAAGAGTGATCCGGCACAGTGGCGTGAAACCATTGAGGTCAATCTGGTGGGCGCCTACAACACTGTGCATGCAGCCATCCCGCATCTGCGTGCACGGGGTGCGGGGAAGATCATCGTGACAGGATCGGGCAGCCGCCACCGCGCGATGCCGGGGCTGTCGGCCTACGCCAGCTCCAAGAGCGCACTGTGGATGATGGCGCAAGTGCTGGCCGTTGAGTTGGAGGAATTCAATATCAGCGTCAACGAGCTGATTCCGGGGCCGGTGAAAACCGCCATGACCCGCTTTGGCGAGCAGTCCTTTCCTCCCCAAGAGTGGATCAAGGAACCAGAGGACGTCGTACCGCTGGCGATGTTCCTTGCAACCCAGCCCGATCGGGGGCCCACAGCGCAAAGTTACAGCCTGATGCGCAGAGCGTAA